CGAAGACGTCCTCCCACTGCGCGAGGACCTGGTCCGGCGCGAAGCGCCGCACGCCGGCGCGGGCCGCCGTGCCGAGGCGGCGCCGCAGGTCCTCGTCGTCCATGACCCGGTCCAGGCCCTCCGCCAGGCCGGCCACGTCGCGCGGCGGCACCACGACGCCGTCCACGCCGTCGGTGACGATCTCGCGCACCCCGGGGGCGCAGTCGAACGCCACGCAG
The Actinomycetes bacterium genome window above contains:
- a CDS encoding glycosyltransferase; its protein translation is CVAFDCAPGVREIVTDGVDGVVVPPRDVAGLAEGLDRVMDDEDLRRRLGTAARAGVRRFAPDQVLAQWEDVFALVDR